The Anomalospiza imberbis isolate Cuckoo-Finch-1a 21T00152 chromosome Z, ASM3175350v1, whole genome shotgun sequence genomic interval TAATCACAAtatcccaaaggaataaaaaatggttgGGTATTTGTTCCCCAAGTATTTAcaaaagaacaatttaaaaaatctgtataAATGCTGGAtgtgaaatgcaaataaaaatagacTTGAGAGTTCTCCCAAAAACCGtaagaaaaaaccccatgtaTTCTGTAAAAGACAGATAATTCACCTGCAGAATACGAAAAGGGGCACGttctagaagagaaaatttgtacagcagtgctgcacagaatTAGATGCTTTCAAGCTTTTTGCACTTCAGGGGCAGTATCATTCTCTGAACTGTAATGCTCTGAGCATGTTCTGCTCACCAtggcagctttctgctctcccctggTACAGATCATCCTCCCAGCAAAGGGTTAGTGGAGCCATCACAACTGCCAGCACCTTCCCACACAGCAGGAACCTGAAGGAGAGAGATGGCTTTCACCAACTGCTGCGTGTTCTAATactgccacctctcagctgctgaaagcctgaatttctgtgcctttttctccttccccaaatgTTACATTACACACCCCAAACCTGCAAAGCATTCCTCACATCGAAGAGGAATGTCTACCCCACCTGTATTTCAATGCCACCACTTGGCTCAGCCTCCTTTCCTTAGACTTAcgacttttttttcccagtgtgtgaAATGCCTCCTCTTTAGAAAGGCATATTCCAGAACTTAGCAGAACAGCAGGGGTGATGAAcggattgagagcagccctgtggagaaggactgggagatccttgagaaggaaacattGGATGTGAGCTGGCACTGTGTGCTTGGAATGTGCCTTTATGCCATGATTCTCCTGAAGGTTTGtattgtagggttttttttcatgcagGCATGCATGCAAAATTTGGAGATCAAAGATAAATTCCTTTTATAAGGGATATGGAAGAGACTGGCCTCGGGTAAGCAATATGTCAGTGAGAGAGAGCTGAGCCATTAGTTCTGAGAGGAAGAACAGCCCCGGAACACAGGTCTGAGCCCTGGCTGATGTGCAGTAGAACCAGAACTTAGGCAGGATCAATTAGAAGGTACTGAAGAGAGCAGGGTCTAATCCTTTGGTGCAGTATTGTGTGGACTTTGGGATCAGTACTCCATTCCAAATGGCTTCCCCTTCAGTCAGAAGAGGCTTCCATCTCTTCCAAAAATTGCCTATTGAAACTCTTCTGCTCCCTTGCAAATCTCTTCACTACTCTAGCACAACTCTTGAAGCACGGACAGACGACTCTTCAACTAATTACAGTGGAAAAGAAGGGTATTTATTGCAGTGCTGGACACATGTGAAATAGTTTCCAAAGACATGTGCAAGAGTTGCAGACTCCTGCTCTCTATTTATACAGAAAAGGTTTTACATATTCACACGGTTTCTAAGAATGCATAATACATCATTATTACCTGCCCCCTTCATATTATAATCAGCTGAATATCTGTTACTGCTGTGCAATTGTACTCCCTTAATTGAGTCAGTGGGATTTTGAAATGAGGGAGTAGTCGTATGGGAGGAAGGAAGCTGTCTTCCTCATGGTGAACTCTTCACCCATGGCCAGTTGGCAGGACTTTTTGACCTGCTGGTCACGGTCCAAGCCCCTTCTAACTGTTTGATTATTCGTAAGGCAAGGTATTTCTATGGTCTCTGCTCCTTCACAATTGCTTCATCTATCCCTGTCACTCCTAACTTTACTTTCCTAATATATTTGGTACTCTTTAACTAAGGTACGTGATTTTTGCTAGCTGTATTACTAACTTAGCTTCTTAACTAATTTCAAAATCTTAACTAAAATATGCAATCTTCTACTATCCTAGTTATAGTCCCAGCTGGCCCCTCAGCTCATCTGCAGTTTTCAATTATCCGAATTACATTTTCAGCTAACCCCTTGACTCACTTCAGGCCCATCCCCAAttcctctctcccagcagctcagagctgcgTTGCACAGCGCTTGCTGTGCGCCAGAGAGCACAAAGCCGGCTGGCCTGCTGGCCCTGAATATTTCTGCCAAACGCTCTGCATTGCACACCTTTGCTCTGGCTCAGTGCAGAACTGCAGGAGCGCAGGCGCTtcctcccagagctgtgtgagGCGCTGGCTCCTGCAGACGGGACCTGACAAGCTGTCACTGCCTCCCGCTGGCCGCGGgtcccctggcagagctgccgtGCCTGAAGGACgctgccctgtgctccagcctgcccagcagcCCGGCTCCCTCCCCCGGTGCCCAGAGTGCTGCACACACTGGtaacctttcctttcccaggagcCACAGGGCAGCCGGCAGAAGAGTAGGAAAGCTCAGCCAGGCCACCGGCCCTCGGCTGCCCCTCGCCTTTCTCTGCCCCGCGGCAGACTCCAGACGGCCAATGCCTCCGgtccgggctgtgcccagcagggctccgCTTCCCCTCGGGAGCAGCCAGCTGCCGCTTGGGCTCTGAGAGCGGAGGATGTGCCCGGTGCCAGGAAGAGGCCTGCAGGGCCGGGCTGCCGCCTCCTGCAGCTACAAGGGTCCCCTGGCAGCCTGCCTGTGCCGAGGCTCAGGCTGCTCCGGGCtctgccggggctctgctgcggCTCCAGCCCGGGCAAGGCCGGGCCCGCTCTCACCTCACAGTCGCTGACAGCTCTGCACCGGAGGAGACCTTTCAGAGCACCCTCTCtgatctttctgctttctcagctgAGCAGGGCTCTCCTCCAGCCAAAGACATTGCACTTAGGGACACAAGTCCAAGTGGCAGGCGCCCAAATGCTCTCGGGTCACAGCTGAAGGCATCTGTCCAGACCAAAAAGGTACAAGAATATCGGGCCAGAGCCCTCAGCCTGTTAGCAGCCAGAACTGCAATCACAGCTCTTCGGAAGACATAAACCAGGTGCTTGGCCTGCCTTCGCCTTGGCTGTTTTCCACGTTAGTAGGGAGAGCATAAAGGAGGCTGATGATCTTCTGGTTCAATAATTTGTGGTGGTTCACCTGCTCCTGGAGAATGTCTCTTTGGCAAGACACAGCGCACAGTCTGCCGTAGAGAGGACACAGGGCCCCTGACAGCAGTGcacaggctgccagcagggaggaGCGTGCCTTGTGAGCATTTGATAATGTATTTGTCATGGAACTGTTTTCATGGGCCTGTTTCTCGCAGGTTTGTTCAAGGCCATACAGTTTTTGCCTGGTTTTCTGCACTGTTTCTTCACATTTCTGCAacagaaacaaaccaaacaaaaccgGAAGAAATATTAACTAGATAGTTTTTGCCTCGAcaagagcaaaaagaaaattcttcgTTTTGCCATTCAAATGATGCATTAAAGGAGTCAAAAATTCTTAGTAACGATGGTGATGAAAGTATTTCTTCTAGAAAACAATTACAGAATCAGATATATGAAACCACAGCAATGGTAGGGGGGAAACTGACATGATCATCAACTGCAAATTGGACTCCTGATTTCTAACAACATTCAGCAATATGGTGACAGCTCACAGAAGGTCCAACGCTGCTTGTCTGCCCACAATACAGTTCGATGAGTTGACTTAACAATAGTAGTAACATCCTCCAATTTCAGAGAGAGCACTGCTCTACCAAGCAGAAAGCCAGTGTaagtgagaggaaaaaaggtAAGAAGGCTGGAACATGAGACTAGACAGATTAAATTTTTCAGCATGCAAAGACTTCCAGCCCTGAAATCTGCATCAACTACAGCATTATTCTGTGAAGTAAGTTGCAGCAACTCACAAATAACAAGGGACATCTATTTCCTTTATTCACAAGACTTTTAATTGAAACTGGTGTGAAGGAATATGATGGTAAAGACAGCAAATGGTGGTTGTGGAATAATGGGTAACATTTTGGATTGCAGGATTGCAAATAACTCATCTAACAAGCAGTGAGAGTTTCACACTTTAAAACCACTTCTCACTGTAGTATCACTAAAGCAGAGTCATTACCACTGTTCTTAGGATCAGTACATATGCAATTAAATTTATCCACAGGTAACACCACATTACTGTTACTCCATACAATCTCTGCAAATGATGATGCTGAAAAAGTAGCTGCTGCCCTCAGAAAtccttaaaaaaaggaaattcgATCTTACAGCTATAgcattctcagaaaaaaaatactaccCACTGTAGATGAAAGCAGGCTTCTCATGACAAATGCTtcaaaaaagttatttatttcttattttaaatgatGTTAATATTAGCACAGTGAtgggttggtttgttgtttgggctttttttaactttaaaaatatacttaaaTTCCCAAATGACCTTAAACTGCTAAGGGGCTTAAACTACtgaaaaaatcaattaaatggtacaagaaaaaaaaaaaaaaaattagaagttcCCAGCACTATACCTGGGCTCTTGCATGAACTTCTGCAAGGATATTTGAGTACTGCTCTTCAAgatattgcttttctttctgccagCAATGTTCCTGTGCTTTTAACTGCTCAGACATTTTCTCAAAAGCATCCTCCTGCTTCTGCTGAAGTTCCTTCAGAGTGTCAGCCTTGTGCTTGCAAATATATTCTAGGTGAGATATCTGTGTGACAAGcatttaagaagaaattattgTTTACCTTTTCACTTTGAGTCACGCACAGACTATTCCAGCATAAAATCTAAACTgtaatttcttcaaaattttcattaaaactaaataaaaccCTTTTCATAGCAGATGAATTACTTGGTTCtccaaacaaaactgaaatatattttgaaacaaaagatTTTATTTGGTTTCGGTTCTGCCATCCTTTTACCACCTTGTAGATATTTGTCACCTTCTTTGTAGGAAACCTGAGCCAGACACTTCAaacttgttttttaaacaaCTCTGTTAAATTTTAGTCCATTAGTAAATTAGGAATCCAAGTATATACTTTAGAAATGTGAAATGATTGCACACAAGAAATCaaaacagcatttaattttttgttttgcttggggttttttttggggagttgttggtgttttttttgttgttgtttggttagtttttttgtttgggagggttttttttgctttttttttttttttttttttggttgaaaaGCCAAGACTTTCCAGATTATTATTAAGTTTTTAAACAAGTCCAGGGAATTCTAGCATAGAGAATGTTTTCCTTACAAATAGCTCATAAGTTTATGATGTGTTTTCAACAAGCATGAAGGGATACACTCTTGTGGTTTAACACTTCACCCCCCATGCAAATTAAATAGAGGCATGAACCAAGCCAACAATGATCTCCAAATGCACACACCTGCACTTTGTTACTAGAAAGCATCAGCAAGACACATCCAGATAGATCACTCTGAGCTGTAGGAAAAAAGGTTTTGTGCAACACAGTCTAAAATCCCAGAAAAGCTGCTAAGTACATGAGAAGAGCCCTAGAGACCTCCCAAGCAGTCTCAGTAACAAGGCTTAATTAAAATGCAAGAACAGGGAGGCACAAACCCCAGAAACACTGCCAACAATATccatctccttcccttcccatgtctttccttctccctttcctcttctacttcaaaagagaaataaaccagaaaacaaagTCAAACCCTGAAGAGTGGCTTAGCTACTCTCAGCTTAGTCTCTGGACCCAGCTGACCTATTTtaaaagggttttatttttcctaaaaccACAGGGTTTTCTGGCAAGAAAGGCCACATAAGCTCACTTGCATTCATATCACTCAGAAATgtacagctcctcctgcacacaAATACTGACATGTTTTAGAATAGGTATTTCTATTGTGTTTCTGAATAAAAATGTCAGAATCCGAAAGTtgcaattaaacagaaaacCCCACACTGGCATTCTTTCAAATAGCACATCTGAATCATAAACACATAATTTAAAGATGGTATTCCTGGAGAAAGTGTATTTTGCTATGGATTATGGTAAAACAAAGACTTGCTTTATGACTGTAAATGACTACATTCTGTGAATTTCTTCATCAGTAAGATGAATTTATTATCTTTTAATGAGGTCCCTGTGGCTGGTATCAGACAGTCCTTTCAGAATGTCCTGCACAGAAAGTGGAGCTGAGAGACTTGATGCACACTCCAGTCACATCTACATGCTCACAGCAACAGCATCAAGCTGAGCAGTGGACCAGCCATAATTAACGGTGTTCATTTGTTAATGTCCAAATCCTCTTGGGGGGATGAATATcactcctttttctcctttttaacgAGCCTGCAGTGTGCACAAATGTCACTGAGCTCCGCAGAGGCAGCTGATGCCTGGGGACACTCACCCTCTCCTTAGCCTTGTGGAAGTTCAAGATCAGGGCTTCAACATTCTCATGCAAGAGAGCACAAAGCTCTGTCCAAGGTAACTCTTCCAGGGCGACCTCTGAATGTTTGGCAAGCACATGGGCGTTTGCCATGCTCTGGTATAAGTTTAGGAGGATGGACACATCCTTCTGGAACACAAAGAAGAATTCGTTGCTGTAGCTGGGCAATGTTCAAATCAAAAGAGATGCATCACATGCGCAGTAGCAGTGCTGCATGCAGCTGATAACAAGGCCTCAGAGCTCATTCTCACAGCTTTCCAAAATTCCTGTGTTCATTTCTAATAATTGCTGCCATAATATTGCATAATCTTACAGCAGAGTAAGAAAAGTGATTTGACCAAATTTATCTAATTAGACACAGTATGCCTATAAAGTATGTGAATAAATCCCAGTCCTGTGGGGGCCACAACATTGACCTGGCACAGATAAAAATTTCTGTGCTCTTAGTGGATGCAATTCATTCTCCCTTGTTAATACTCTGATGTGCATTCAAACTGTGCCCCCCACACagctgcacagcacaca includes:
- the LOC137464832 gene encoding coiled-coil domain-containing protein 171-like encodes the protein MANAHVLAKHSEVALEELPWTELCALLHENVEALILNFHKAKERISHLEYICKHKADTLKELQQKQEDAFEKMSEQLKAQEHCWQKEKQYLEEQYSNILAEVHARAQKCEETVQKTRQKLYGLEQTCEKQAHENSSMTNTLSNAHKARSSLLAACALLSGALCPLYGRLCAVSCQRDILQEQVNHHKLLNQKIISLLYALPTNVENSQGEGRPSTWFMSSEEL